A single Gammaproteobacteria bacterium DNA region contains:
- the rpsD gene encoding 30S ribosomal protein S4, which translates to MARYIGPKCKLSRREGTDLFLKSGARAIESKCNMERPPGQHAAKRGRLSDYGLQLREKQKLRRIYGVLERQFRSYYKEAARRPGSTGENLLKLLECRLDNVAYRMGFGSTRAESRQLVSHKALLVNGKQVNIPSYQVQANDEVAVREKSRAQARIQDAIELAQQRGISDWIDVDSKKMSGVFKRVPERSDLPAEINESLVVELYSK; encoded by the coding sequence ATGGCACGTTATATCGGACCCAAGTGTAAGTTAAGTCGCCGCGAAGGCACGGACCTGTTTTTAAAGTCAGGTGCACGCGCAATTGAATCTAAATGTAATATGGAACGTCCGCCTGGCCAACATGCTGCTAAGCGTGGGCGTTTATCAGATTACGGTTTGCAGTTACGTGAAAAACAAAAATTGCGTCGTATCTATGGTGTATTGGAACGTCAATTCCGTAGCTATTACAAAGAAGCAGCACGCCGTCCGGGTTCAACAGGTGAAAACTTGTTGAAATTATTGGAATGTCGTTTAGATAACGTTGCGTATCGCATGGGTTTTGGTTCAACTCGCGCAGAATCACGTCAATTAGTTAGTCATAAAGCTTTGTTAGTTAACGGCAAGCAAGTCAACATTCCTTCTTATCAAGTTCAAGCGAATGATGAAGTTGCCGTACGTGAAAAATCACGTGCCCAAGCCCGTATTCAAGATGCAATCGAGTTGGCACAACAACGTGGCATATCTGATTGGATTGATGTTGATAGCAAAAAAATGAGTGGTGTGTTTAAGCGTGTTCCAGAGCGCAGCGACTTGCCAGCAGAAATCAATGAATCGCTGGTAGTGGAATTGTACTCTAAGTAA
- the rpsK gene encoding 30S ribosomal protein S11, translating into MANPSTTKRKKVKRVVTDAVAHIFASFNNTIVTITDRQGNTLSWATSGGSGFRGSRKSTPFAAQVAAERAAEAAKEYGVKTIEVMVKGPGPGRESAVRGLNTVGFKVTNIEDVTPLPHNGCRPPKRRRV; encoded by the coding sequence ATGGCGAATCCATCGACCACTAAGCGCAAAAAAGTAAAGCGCGTTGTTACCGATGCGGTAGCGCATATCTTTGCTTCGTTTAATAACACGATTGTGACGATTACTGACCGTCAAGGTAATACGCTCAGCTGGGCGACCTCGGGTGGATCTGGTTTTCGTGGCTCACGCAAAAGCACCCCGTTTGCTGCGCAAGTAGCAGCGGAACGTGCAGCGGAAGCAGCGAAGGAATATGGCGTTAAAACAATAGAAGTAATGGTTAAAGGCCCAGGCCCTGGTCGTGAATCGGCAGTGCGTGGATTAAATACAGTGGGTTTTAAAGTTACGAATATCGAAGACGTAACACCACTGCCTCATAACGGTTGTCGTCCGCCTAAGCGTCGACGTGTTTAA
- the rpsM gene encoding 30S ribosomal protein S13: MARIAGINIPVNKHAWVALTAIYGIGRTRAYVICEQAGIKPETKVRDLGDDQVEVLRVEVAKFTVEGDLRREVSMSIKRLMDLGCYRGMRHRRGLPVRGQRTKTNARTRKGPRKAIKK; the protein is encoded by the coding sequence ATGGCTCGTATTGCGGGTATTAATATTCCAGTTAACAAACATGCATGGGTTGCCTTGACTGCAATCTATGGTATTGGTCGTACGCGTGCATATGTGATTTGCGAGCAAGCCGGTATCAAGCCTGAAACTAAAGTGCGTGATTTAGGTGATGATCAAGTTGAAGTATTACGTGTTGAAGTTGCCAAGTTTACTGTTGAAGGTGATTTACGTCGTGAAGTGTCTATGAGCATCAAGCGTTTGATGGACTTAGGCTGTTATCGCGGTATGCGTCATCGTCGTGGCTTACCTGTCCGCGGTCAACGCACCAAAACAAATGCGCGTACCCGTAAGGGCCCGCGGAAAGCAATTAAGAAATAA
- the rpmJ gene encoding 50S ribosomal protein L36, translated as MKVRASIKKLCRNCKIVRRKGAVRVICTDPRHKQRQG; from the coding sequence ATGAAAGTACGTGCATCAATTAAAAAACTCTGCCGCAACTGCAAAATCGTTCGCAGAAAAGGCGCCGTTCGGGTCATTTGTACCGATCCGCGTCATAAACAGCGTCAAGGTTAA
- the secY gene encoding preprotein translocase subunit SecY, with amino-acid sequence MAKTPAQLGGGSMGRFSELRQRLVFLLLALVIYRLGVHITIPGVDASVMAQIFEQQRGTFLGVFNIFSGGALEKMSLFSLGVMPYISASIIIQMLSHVHGPWIELRKEGESGRRKLTQYTRWFTVILATVQAVGIAMNLPKLSPGLVPVYNGSFVFTAAITLITGTMFLMWLGEQITERGIGNGISMLIFAGIVAGLPTSIANLIQQASNGEISSFVVILIFVMVAAVTYGVVFVERSQRRIQVHYARQQHGNRTATAQSSYFPLKLNMAGVIPPIFASSIILFPATIGQWFAQGEGMGWLRDAVAVLSPGQPIYIALYAFLIIFFCFFYTALVFDSRETADNLKKQGALIQGIRPGDQTARYIDSVMTRLTLIGAIYITTVCLLPEILILFTSVQFYFGGTSLLIVVVVLMDFMAQVQAHLLSHQYESLLKKANFKGLGGAGLPR; translated from the coding sequence ATGGCTAAAACTCCAGCACAATTAGGCGGTGGCAGCATGGGGCGATTCTCTGAATTGCGTCAGCGGCTCGTCTTTTTGCTGTTAGCTTTAGTGATTTATCGCTTAGGTGTGCATATCACTATTCCGGGTGTTGATGCGTCGGTGATGGCGCAAATTTTTGAACAACAGCGCGGCACATTTTTAGGTGTGTTCAATATTTTCTCGGGCGGCGCATTGGAAAAAATGTCGTTGTTTTCGTTAGGCGTAATGCCTTACATCTCGGCATCGATCATTATCCAAATGCTCAGCCATGTGCATGGCCCATGGATTGAATTGCGTAAAGAAGGCGAAAGCGGCCGTCGCAAATTAACTCAATATACGCGCTGGTTCACCGTGATTTTAGCGACGGTTCAGGCGGTGGGTATCGCGATGAATTTACCCAAACTGAGCCCTGGTTTGGTGCCGGTTTATAATGGATCGTTTGTATTTACAGCCGCGATTACTTTAATCACGGGCACGATGTTTTTGATGTGGTTAGGCGAGCAAATTACTGAACGTGGAATTGGTAATGGTATTTCGATGTTGATTTTCGCTGGTATTGTTGCAGGCTTGCCAACATCTATTGCGAACCTTATTCAACAAGCTAGCAATGGTGAAATAAGTAGTTTTGTGGTGATTTTAATTTTTGTAATGGTTGCGGCAGTTACTTATGGTGTTGTATTTGTTGAGCGTAGCCAGCGACGAATACAAGTGCACTACGCCAGACAACAGCACGGTAATCGTACGGCGACCGCGCAAAGTAGTTACTTTCCGTTGAAATTAAATATGGCGGGCGTGATTCCACCGATCTTTGCTTCGTCGATTATTTTATTTCCGGCGACTATTGGTCAATGGTTTGCGCAAGGTGAAGGCATGGGCTGGTTGCGTGATGCCGTGGCTGTGTTGTCACCCGGTCAACCAATTTATATTGCTTTATATGCATTTTTGATTATTTTCTTTTGCTTCTTTTATACGGCACTAGTATTTGATTCACGCGAAACTGCAGATAATTTGAAAAAACAAGGCGCGTTAATTCAAGGTATTCGTCCTGGTGACCAAACGGCACGTTACATTGATAGTGTGATGACGCGTTTGACCTTGATTGGTGCAATTTATATTACGACCGTATGTTTATTGCCTGAAATTTTGATTTTGTTTACCAGCGTGCAATTTTATTTTGGTGGTACATCCTTGCTGATCGTAGTAGTAGTATTAATGGATTTTATGGCGCAAGTACAAGCGCATCTGTTAAGTCACCAATACGAAAGTTTATTGAAGAAAGCTAATTTTAAAGGTTTGGGTGGCGCTGGCTTGCCACGCTAA
- the rplO gene encoding 50S ribosomal protein L15, which translates to MKLNTIQPAVGSKTNKLRVGRGIGSGTGKTAGRGHKGQRARSGGYHKVGFEGGQMPLQRRLPKIGFRSRVSLTMAEVRLEELNKIVGNEVTLETLEAANVIGRKIKQAKIFLSGKVTKALTIKGIAVTKGARAAIEAAGGKVVEA; encoded by the coding sequence ATGAAATTAAACACTATCCAACCAGCGGTTGGTAGCAAAACCAACAAACTGCGTGTTGGTCGCGGTATTGGTTCGGGTACAGGTAAAACTGCAGGTCGTGGTCATAAAGGTCAACGTGCACGCTCAGGTGGTTATCATAAAGTAGGTTTTGAAGGCGGTCAGATGCCTTTGCAACGTCGTTTGCCTAAAATTGGTTTTCGTTCACGCGTTTCGTTAACGATGGCAGAAGTGCGGTTAGAAGAATTAAATAAAATAGTTGGCAATGAAGTGACTTTAGAAACATTGGAAGCTGCGAATGTTATTGGCCGTAAAATCAAACAAGCCAAAATTTTCTTGTCTGGCAAAGTAACAAAAGCCTTAACGATTAAAGGCATTGCTGTGACTAAAGGCGCGCGCGCTGCTATTGAAGCAGCTGGCGGCAAGGTCGTAGAGGCATAA
- the rpmD gene encoding 50S ribosomal protein L30 — protein sequence MAVKTLKVTQLKSSSGRLKNHQACLRGLGLRGIRKTVEVIDTPENRGMINKISYLVKVEDA from the coding sequence ATGGCAGTAAAAACTTTGAAAGTAACGCAATTAAAAAGCTCATCAGGCCGTTTGAAAAATCATCAAGCGTGTTTACGAGGTTTGGGTTTGCGCGGCATACGTAAAACGGTTGAAGTAATTGATACGCCAGAAAACCGAGGGATGATCAATAAGATCTCCTATCTTGTAAAGGTTGAGGACGCTTAA
- the rpsE gene encoding 30S ribosomal protein S5, translating into MAGRDESNVAADGMVEKLVAVNRVAKVVKGGRQFSFTALTVVGDGNGRVGFGYGKAKEVPIAIQKSLEKARKSMKSVGLTKGTLQHVVFSNHGGAKVFMRPASEGTGVIAGGAMRAVFEAVGVKNVLAKAIGSSNPINVVRATFRGLTEMVSPEMVAAKRGKTVEDILS; encoded by the coding sequence ATGGCGGGTCGTGACGAAAGCAATGTTGCTGCAGATGGCATGGTTGAAAAACTGGTTGCTGTAAATCGTGTTGCGAAAGTTGTTAAAGGTGGTCGTCAATTTAGCTTTACTGCGTTAACTGTAGTGGGCGATGGCAATGGCCGTGTGGGTTTTGGATATGGCAAAGCGAAAGAAGTCCCTATTGCGATCCAAAAATCATTAGAAAAAGCGCGTAAATCTATGAAGAGCGTAGGTTTAACCAAAGGCACTTTGCAACATGTTGTGTTTTCAAATCATGGTGGCGCAAAAGTATTTATGCGTCCTGCATCAGAAGGTACTGGCGTAATTGCTGGTGGCGCGATGCGCGCTGTATTTGAAGCGGTAGGCGTTAAGAACGTATTAGCAAAAGCGATTGGCTCAAGCAATCCCATCAATGTGGTGCGCGCAACTTTTCGTGGTTTAACAGAAATGGTTTCACCTGAAATGGTCGCCGCAAAACGCGGTAAGACTGTTGAAGATATTTTATCCTGA
- the rplR gene encoding 50S ribosomal protein L18 translates to MDKKTSRIRRSLRTRSKIRQLGVARLSVHRTPRHIYAQIISADSRVLAAASTLQADVRSGLKSTGNVEAAKAVGKFIAERAKAAGINTVAFDRSGFLYHGRIKALADSARENGLVF, encoded by the coding sequence ATGGATAAGAAAACATCACGTATTCGTCGCAGTCTTAGAACGCGTTCGAAAATTCGCCAACTGGGTGTTGCGCGTTTGTCTGTGCATCGGACACCGCGTCATATTTATGCGCAAATCATTTCTGCAGATAGCCGTGTATTGGCAGCTGCATCAACTTTGCAAGCAGATGTACGTAGTGGTTTGAAATCTACGGGTAATGTTGAAGCAGCGAAAGCTGTGGGTAAATTCATCGCTGAACGTGCAAAAGCCGCTGGTATTAATACAGTTGCATTTGATCGTTCGGGTTTCTTGTATCACGGCCGTATTAAGGCGTTAGCCGATTCGGCGCGTGAAAACGGTTTAGTGTTTTAA
- the rplF gene encoding 50S ribosomal protein L6 has protein sequence MSRVAKKPVNLPKGVEASVTDGAFVVKGPKGSLTMQLHPSVSIQQVDGVLTMVASNDEAIALAGTTRAIVNNMVIGVSQGFDRRLLLVGVGYRAQAQGNKLNLTLGFSHPLEYEIPEGITIVTPTQTEIVISGTDKQKVGQVAADIRAFRPPEPYKGKGVKYSDEKILRKEAKKK, from the coding sequence ATGTCTAGAGTAGCAAAAAAACCCGTTAATCTGCCTAAGGGTGTTGAAGCAAGCGTTACCGATGGTGCGTTTGTGGTCAAAGGTCCTAAAGGTAGCTTGACTATGCAATTGCATCCTTCTGTATCAATACAGCAAGTGGATGGTGTTTTAACCATGGTTGCGAGTAACGACGAAGCGATTGCTTTGGCCGGTACTACGCGCGCCATTGTTAACAACATGGTGATTGGTGTAAGCCAAGGTTTTGATCGTCGTTTATTGTTGGTTGGTGTTGGTTATCGTGCGCAAGCGCAAGGTAACAAGCTGAACTTAACATTAGGTTTTTCGCATCCTTTGGAATACGAAATACCAGAAGGCATCACGATCGTAACGCCAACGCAAACTGAAATTGTAATTTCCGGTACTGACAAACAAAAAGTAGGTCAAGTCGCCGCTGATATTCGCGCTTTCCGTCCGCCTGAACCTTATAAAGGCAAAGGCGTTAAATATTCTGATGAAAAGATTCTTCGTAAAGAAGCCAAGAAGAAGTAA
- the rpsH gene encoding 30S ribosomal protein S8, translating into MSMSDPVADFLTRIRNAQAANKLEVNSPSSKLKIALAKVLKDEGYISDYSVSAQDGKVTLTVLLKYFEGRPVIEMLKRVSKPGLRIYKNKDELPTVMDGLGVAIVSTSKGVMSDRQARTLGQGGEILCVVA; encoded by the coding sequence ATGAGTATGTCTGATCCCGTTGCCGATTTTTTAACGCGTATTCGTAATGCGCAGGCAGCCAATAAACTCGAAGTTAATTCACCCTCTTCAAAGCTGAAAATCGCTCTGGCGAAAGTGTTGAAAGACGAAGGTTACATCAGTGATTACAGCGTTTCTGCGCAAGATGGCAAAGTAACGTTGACCGTGTTGTTAAAATATTTTGAAGGCCGCCCTGTTATTGAAATGCTTAAGCGCGTCAGTAAACCAGGTTTGCGTATCTATAAAAATAAAGATGAGCTTCCCACCGTAATGGATGGTCTAGGCGTCGCCATTGTGTCTACTTCCAAAGGTGTGATGTCGGATCGCCAAGCCCGTACTTTGGGTCAAGGTGGCGAAATTTTATGTGTCGTCGCCTAA
- the rpsN gene encoding 30S ribosomal protein S14, translating to MAKLSMVQREIKRKKAVDKYAAKRAELKATIVSPKSSFDEVEAAVLKLQKLPRNSSPSRMRNRCALTGRPHGFYRKFGLGRNKLRETAMRGDIPGLKKASW from the coding sequence ATGGCAAAGTTATCGATGGTACAACGCGAAATTAAGCGCAAAAAAGCGGTTGATAAATATGCTGCTAAGCGTGCTGAATTAAAAGCGACCATTGTGAGTCCGAAAAGTAGTTTTGATGAAGTTGAAGCTGCTGTATTGAAATTGCAAAAATTACCACGCAACAGCAGTCCAAGTCGGATGCGTAATCGTTGTGCATTAACAGGTCGTCCGCACGGTTTTTACCGTAAGTTCGGTTTGGGTCGTAACAAGTTACGTGAAACGGCAATGCGTGGGGATATTCCTGGTCTGAAGAAAGCAAGCTGGTAA
- the rplE gene encoding 50S ribosomal protein L5 codes for MARLQQHYKDVVVKRLMEQFNYKSAMEVPRITKITLNMGLGEAVGDKKVVDHAVSDMSKISGQKPVVTLARNSIAGFKVREGWPVGCKVTLRRAQMYEFFDRLISIAIPRIRDFRGLNGKSFDGRGNYSMGVREQIIFPEIDYDKIDALRGMDITITTTAKTDAEAKALLAGFSFPFKN; via the coding sequence ATGGCACGATTACAGCAGCATTATAAAGACGTCGTTGTTAAACGCTTGATGGAGCAGTTTAACTACAAAAGTGCGATGGAAGTTCCGCGTATTACCAAGATCACATTAAACATGGGTCTGGGTGAAGCGGTAGGCGACAAAAAAGTAGTTGATCATGCCGTCAGCGACATGAGCAAAATTTCGGGTCAAAAACCTGTTGTGACTTTAGCGCGTAATTCCATCGCAGGTTTTAAAGTCCGCGAAGGCTGGCCAGTAGGTTGCAAAGTAACCTTACGCCGTGCGCAGATGTACGAATTTTTCGATCGTTTAATTAGTATTGCGATCCCACGTATTCGTGACTTTCGCGGCTTAAATGGTAAATCGTTTGATGGCCGTGGTAATTACAGCATGGGCGTACGCGAACAAATTATTTTTCCAGAAATTGATTACGATAAAATTGATGCACTGCGTGGTATGGACATTACTATCACAACGACTGCTAAAACGGATGCTGAAGCAAAAGCATTGTTAGCGGGCTTTAGTTTTCCTTTCAAGAATTAA
- the rplX gene encoding 50S ribosomal protein L24, with amino-acid sequence MRRIKSGDQVIVITGKNKGSTGKVISVSGDGERVVVENVAVIKKHTRPNPMRGEAGGIVEREASIHASNVMHYNPLTKKADRVGFRVLEDGRKVRYFKSNDEVVDI; translated from the coding sequence ATGCGCAGAATTAAATCAGGTGACCAGGTAATCGTTATTACTGGTAAAAATAAAGGCAGCACTGGCAAGGTTATTTCCGTGTCAGGTGATGGCGAACGTGTAGTGGTTGAAAACGTGGCAGTGATTAAAAAACACACGCGTCCTAATCCTATGCGCGGTGAAGCAGGCGGTATTGTTGAGCGCGAAGCTTCTATTCATGCATCAAACGTTATGCACTATAACCCGTTGACCAAAAAAGCTGATCGTGTTGGCTTTAGAGTTTTGGAAGACGGTCGCAAAGTGCGTTATTTCAAGTCCAACGACGAAGTCGTTGATATTTAA
- the rplN gene encoding 50S ribosomal protein L14: MIQMESMLAAADNSGAKRVMCIKVLGGSKRRYAGVGDVIKVSIKDAIPRGKVKKGEVYNAVVVRTRKGVRRPDGSVIRFDSNAAVLLNNKLEPIGTRIFGPVTRELRNAQFMKIISLAPEVL, from the coding sequence ATGATCCAAATGGAATCCATGCTCGCTGCGGCCGATAACAGCGGCGCAAAAAGAGTGATGTGCATTAAAGTATTGGGTGGCTCAAAGCGTCGTTATGCTGGCGTAGGCGATGTCATCAAAGTCAGTATCAAAGATGCTATTCCGCGCGGCAAAGTAAAGAAAGGCGAAGTTTACAATGCTGTTGTAGTGCGTACGCGTAAAGGTGTACGTCGTCCTGATGGTTCAGTGATTCGTTTTGATAGCAATGCTGCGGTATTGCTTAATAATAAACTTGAGCCAATTGGTACTCGTATTTTTGGACCCGTTACGCGTGAATTACGTAACGCTCAGTTTATGAAAATTATTTCGCTGGCACCGGAAGTACTTTAG
- the rpsQ gene encoding 30S ribosomal protein S17, with product MSDVQATEDKKLNRTLVGRVVSDKMDKTVTVLIERLVKHPRYGKFIRRSTKLHAHDENNVCGAGDKVMIEECRPLSKTKSWRLVKVLEQANQV from the coding sequence ATGAGTGATGTGCAAGCAACCGAAGATAAAAAACTGAATCGCACCTTAGTTGGGCGCGTGGTCAGTGACAAGATGGATAAAACGGTAACGGTATTAATTGAGCGTTTGGTTAAACATCCGCGTTATGGCAAATTTATCCGTCGTTCAACCAAGTTGCATGCGCATGATGAAAATAATGTTTGTGGCGCTGGTGATAAAGTAATGATTGAAGAATGTCGGCCTTTGTCTAAAACAAAGTCTTGGCGTTTAGTGAAAGTCCTCGAACAAGCGAATCAGGTGTAG
- the rpmC gene encoding 50S ribosomal protein L29 gives MNAQELRGKSVDDLQNELVKLHKEQFQLRMQKGSGQELRGNEFKRVRRTIARVKTVLNEKAQAAE, from the coding sequence ATGAACGCCCAAGAATTACGCGGCAAGTCAGTAGATGATTTGCAAAATGAATTAGTTAAGTTACATAAAGAGCAATTTCAACTGCGTATGCAAAAAGGCAGTGGTCAAGAATTGCGTGGTAATGAATTTAAACGAGTGCGTCGTACGATTGCACGCGTGAAAACAGTGCTAAATGAAAAAGCACAAGCAGCGGAATAA
- the rplP gene encoding 50S ribosomal protein L16: protein MLQPKRTKFRKQHKGRNRGLAQAGNKVSFGEFGLKAVERGRITARQIEAARRAMTRHVKRGGKIWIRIFPDVPVTKKPLEVRMGSGKGNVEYWVAKIQPGFVLYEMEGVSEETAREAFKLAAAKLPIGTTFVTRTVL from the coding sequence ATGTTGCAACCAAAACGTACAAAGTTTCGCAAACAGCACAAAGGCCGTAATCGTGGTCTTGCGCAAGCGGGCAATAAAGTCAGCTTCGGTGAGTTCGGTTTAAAAGCCGTTGAGCGTGGTCGTATTACGGCGCGTCAAATCGAAGCAGCACGTCGTGCCATGACGCGTCATGTTAAACGTGGTGGCAAAATCTGGATTCGTATTTTCCCAGACGTGCCGGTAACCAAAAAACCATTAGAAGTTCGAATGGGTAGTGGTAAAGGCAACGTTGAATATTGGGTAGCTAAAATTCAGCCTGGTTTTGTTTTGTATGAAATGGAAGGCGTGTCTGAAGAAACGGCGCGTGAAGCATTTAAACTGGCAGCTGCTAAGTTGCCGATTGGTACAACCTTTGTAACTCGTACGGTGCTGTGA
- the rpsC gene encoding 30S ribosomal protein S3 has protein sequence MGHKVHPTGFRLGIATDWQSKWFAERGEFARCLLEDLKIRDFVRAKLAQASVSRIQIERPAKQAVITVHSARPAVVIGRKGEDVEKLRGEVARMMKLPMASVKINIQEIRKPEMDAYLVAESIAQQLERRIMFRRAMRRAVTNTMRMGALGIKVNLAGRLNGAEIARTEWYREGRVPLHTLRADIDYGFAEAKTTYGIIGIKVWIFKGEVFDLASKNAPSDTTTA, from the coding sequence ATGGGACATAAGGTACATCCAACTGGATTTCGACTCGGCATTGCTACAGATTGGCAATCCAAGTGGTTTGCAGAACGCGGCGAATTTGCGCGTTGCTTACTGGAAGATCTAAAAATCCGTGATTTTGTTCGCGCCAAATTAGCGCAAGCGTCAGTAAGCCGTATTCAGATCGAACGGCCCGCGAAACAAGCAGTGATTACCGTGCATTCTGCGCGTCCTGCCGTCGTGATTGGTCGCAAAGGTGAAGATGTTGAAAAATTGCGCGGTGAAGTTGCCCGCATGATGAAGTTGCCAATGGCTTCCGTCAAAATCAACATTCAAGAAATTCGCAAACCAGAAATGGATGCGTACTTAGTTGCAGAAAGTATTGCGCAACAATTAGAGCGTCGCATCATGTTCCGTCGTGCGATGCGTCGTGCAGTTACTAATACGATGCGTATGGGTGCTTTGGGTATCAAAGTAAATCTAGCGGGTCGTTTAAATGGTGCTGAAATCGCGCGTACTGAATGGTATCGCGAAGGTCGCGTACCGTTGCATACCTTACGTGCTGATATTGATTACGGTTTTGCTGAAGCGAAAACAACTTACGGCATCATCGGTATTAAAGTATGGATTTTCAAAGGCGAAGTATTTGATTTGGCAAGCAAGAACGCCCCTTCCGATACTACGACTGCTTAA
- the rplV gene encoding 50S ribosomal protein L22 produces the protein MNATAVHRYARISPQKCRLVADQVRGLSIARALELLTFSDKKAAELVKKVLESAIANAEHNDGADIDELKVSRVMIDEGPTLKRWHARAKGRGAQILKRTSHITVSVGN, from the coding sequence ATGAATGCAACTGCTGTACATCGTTATGCGCGGATTTCACCGCAAAAATGCCGCTTGGTAGCTGACCAAGTGCGTGGCTTATCAATTGCTCGTGCGTTAGAGCTTTTAACGTTTAGCGATAAGAAAGCTGCTGAGTTAGTGAAAAAAGTTTTGGAGTCAGCGATTGCAAATGCTGAACACAATGACGGCGCAGATATTGATGAATTAAAAGTATCGCGTGTCATGATTGATGAAGGTCCGACCTTAAAGCGTTGGCATGCACGTGCAAAAGGCCGTGGTGCACAAATTTTGAAACGTACCAGCCATATCACGGTATCCGTTGGTAACTAA
- the rpsS gene encoding 30S ribosomal protein S19: MPRSLKKGPFIDHHLQAKVAKAAAVNDRKPIKTWSRRSIIIPDMVGYTIAVHNGRQHIPVLVSENMVGHKLGEFAVTRTFKGHVADKKAK, encoded by the coding sequence GTGCCGCGTTCACTAAAGAAAGGTCCGTTTATTGATCATCATTTGCAAGCCAAGGTTGCGAAAGCAGCGGCTGTAAATGATAGAAAGCCGATCAAAACTTGGTCACGTCGTTCGATCATTATTCCTGACATGGTGGGTTACACCATTGCAGTGCATAACGGCCGTCAACACATACCAGTATTGGTTTCAGAAAATATGGTTGGCCATAAGCTCGGCGAATTTGCGGTAACCCGCACTTTCAAAGGCCATGTCGCAGACAAAAAGGCCAAGTAA
- the rplB gene encoding 50S ribosomal protein L2, producing MAIVKCKPTSPGRRFVEKVVTPGLHKGDPHWPLVERQAKNGGRNNSGRISVRHQGGGHKRLYRLIDFKRNKDGIPAVVERLEYDPNRSAHIALLLYVDGERRYIIAAKGLEVGAQVISGPDAPIKVGNTLPLRNLPIGSSMHCVEMRPGKGAQIARSAGAAVQLIAREGAYATVRLRSGEVRKIHVDCRATIGEVGNGEHNLRSYGKAGAKRWRGIRPTVRGVVMNPVDHPHGGGEGRTSGGRHPVTPWGVSTKGYKTRSNKRTAGMIVRRRKQK from the coding sequence ATGGCAATCGTAAAATGTAAACCCACGTCACCAGGCCGTCGCTTTGTAGAAAAGGTGGTAACGCCTGGTCTGCATAAAGGCGACCCACATTGGCCGTTGGTTGAGCGTCAAGCTAAAAATGGTGGCCGTAATAATAGCGGTCGCATTTCAGTACGTCATCAAGGTGGCGGACATAAGCGCTTGTATCGTTTGATTGATTTTAAGCGTAATAAAGATGGTATTCCGGCGGTAGTAGAGCGTCTTGAATATGATCCTAATCGTAGCGCGCATATTGCATTGTTGTTGTATGTTGATGGCGAACGCCGTTACATCATTGCTGCAAAAGGTTTAGAAGTGGGTGCGCAAGTTATTTCCGGTCCTGATGCGCCCATTAAAGTCGGTAACACGTTACCGCTGCGTAATCTACCAATTGGTAGCAGCATGCATTGTGTTGAAATGCGTCCTGGTAAAGGTGCGCAAATTGCGCGCAGTGCTGGCGCCGCAGTGCAATTAATTGCTCGCGAAGGTGCTTATGCAACAGTGCGTTTGCGTTCTGGTGAAGTCCGCAAAATTCACGTGGATTGTCGCGCAACGATTGGCGAAGTCGGTAACGGCGAACACAATCTGCGGTCTTATGGTAAGGCTGGCGCAAAACGCTGGCGCGGTATTCGTCCTACGGTTCGTGGTGTGGTGATGAATCCGGTTGACCATCCGCATGGTGGTGGTGAGGGTCGTACTTCTGGTGGTCGTCATCCGGTAACACCGTGGGGCGTCTCAACGAAGGGTTATAAGACTCGTTCAAACAAACGTACGGCTGGCATGATCGTTCGCCGCCGTAAACAGAAATAA